From Nycticebus coucang isolate mNycCou1 chromosome 6, mNycCou1.pri, whole genome shotgun sequence, the proteins below share one genomic window:
- the LOC128588660 gene encoding olfactory receptor 4F3/4F16/4F29-like, with protein MDGGNHSVVSEFFLLGFTCSWKIQILLFLFFTMFYVASMLGNLLIVLTIIADHHLHSPMYFLLANLSFIDTGVSSIATPKMIYDLFRKHKVISLKGCITQMFFIHTVGGTEMVLLIVMAYDRYVAICKPLHYLTIMSLRMCISLMTVAWTIGLIHSLAQLAFVVNLPFCGPNKMDSFYCDFPRFIKLACIDTYKLEFLVTANSGFISMGTFFILIVSYIFILVTIRKRSSSGSSKALSTLSAHITVVVFFFGPCIIVYVWPFPTLPIDKFLAIFDALITPFMNPVIYTFRNKDMKVAMRRLFVKALSFKKNFFMHSPRNSDSS; from the coding sequence ATGGATGGAGGAAATCACTCAGTGGTGTCTGAATTTTTCTTACTGGGATTCACCTGTTCTTGGAAGATTCAGattctcctttttctgtttttcacaatGTTTTATGTAGCAAGTATGCTGGGAAACCTTCTCATAGTGCTCACAATTATTGCAGACCATCATTTACATTCCCCAATGTACTTCCTGCTGGCAAATCTCTCCTTCATTGATACTGGTGTTTCCAGTATTGCAACCCCGAAGATGATTTAcgaccttttcagaaaacataaGGTTATTTCCTTGAAAGGGTGCATTACTCAGATGTTCTTTATTCACACTGTTGGGGGCACAGAGATGGTACTGCTCATAGTCATGGCCTATGACCGATACGTTGCTATCTGTAAGCCCCTCCACTACCTGACCATCATGAGCTTAAGAATgtgcatttctcttatgactgTTGCTTGGACAATCGGACTCATCCACTCTTTGGCCCAACTGGCTTTTGTTGTTAACTTACCCTTTTGTGGTCCCAACAAAATGGACAGCTTTTATTGTGATTTTCCTCGGTTCATCAAACTTGCATGTATAGACACATATAAACTGGAGTTTCTGGTCACTGCCAACAGTGGCTTCATTTCCATGGGCACCTTCTTCATCTTGATTGTGTCTTACATCTTCATCTTGGTCACAATTCGTAAACGCTCTTCAAGTGGTTCATCCAAGGCCCTCTCCACCCTCTCGGCTCACATCACTGTCGTGGTCTTCTTCTTTGGTCCTTGCATTATTGTCTATGTGTGGCCATTTCCCACCTTACCCATAGATAAATTTTTAGCTATCTTTGATGCCCTTATCACTCCTTTTATGAATCCTGTCATCTATACATTTAGAAATAAGGACATGAAGGTGGCAATGAGGAGACTTTTTGTTAAGGCCCTAAGTTTCAAGAAGAATTTTTTTATGCACAGTCCAAGAAATTCTGATTCATCTTGA